The window TTCACCATGGCGGCTTCCCGATGGAGGTGGGCAATCGCTGGCGGGAGAAGCGCACCGGCCTGGAGGAGCCCAATGTCGTCGACGGCGTTGTCGAATGGGCCAGGTGGACCGGCGACCCGTTTTATGACCTGTATTCCCACGCGGAGCCGGGCACTCTGGGCGTCTACAGCAGCGCCGGCTTCTGGCGGCTGGGACAGGCGCTCACGCACGTCTGGGACCGCGACCTCAAGGACGTGATCGACGAGCGGCTCTTCAGCAAGATCGGCATCCCGGCGGACCGCTGGGACTGGCTCACCGGCGAGTACGTGCACAAGCAAAAGTACCTGTACCCGAAGCTGCCGGACACCTACACGTACCTGGACCCGCCGTACCGGGTGAAGGGCCACGTCGTCCGCAGCGGACCCGGCTGGGTGGTCATCAGCGCGTCGGACTGGGCCAGGGTAGGGCACCTCATCGCCTGCGGCGGCGTATGGAACGGCAAGCAGATCATCGACCCGCAGTGGCTTCGCACGCACAGCGGCGGCAACAAGTGCGGCATGTACGGCGAGGGCGACCACTTCACAGCAATGGGCGTGGTGACGACCGCCGGGCTTGAGTACCCGTACAAGTCTGTCGGCAAATCGTTCATCCCTGAAGAGGTCTTCACCGGCCCCGTCCGCGTGAAAGCCCGGCGCTAGTTATTAAGGAGTCCCCCAATGCAGTCCGCGATGTTCATGTATACCTGGGACCTGCGAGACGAGGGTATCGACGCCGTCCTCGGCCGCGTTCGCGGCTGGGGCGTGGACGCCATCAGCCTCGCGGCCTCATACCACGGCGGGTACGTCGTCCACCCTCACAACCCGCGCCACAAGGTGTACATGATCGAGGACGGCACAGTCTATTTCCACCCGCAGCAGCGGTATTTCGCCGACACGCCACTCAAGCCCAAGGTGGCGGAGGTCGCTCGCGACGTCGACTGGTTCGCGGCGGCCGGCCAGCGGCTGGACCGTTACGGCATGAAGCTGATCGCCTGGACGGTCTGCTTCCACAACACGCGCCTGGGATTGCTGCACCCCAATGCGACGGTGCAGAATGTCCTGGGCGACTCCTACCCCCACGCACTCTGTCCCTCGAACGAGAGCGCCCGGCTGTACGCCCGCGGCCTTTGCCGCAACCTGGCGACGGAGTATCCGATCCACGCGATCCAGATAGAGGCCACGTCCTTCGGCGGCGCATTCCATGACCATCACCACCAGGGCTACGCGACGGTTATGGAGCCGGTGGAGTCGTGGCTGATGTCGCTCTGCTTCTGCGAAGCCTGCCGCAAGCAGGCCTACGTGCGCGGAGTGGATATCGAGTCCGCGGCAGAGGCGGCGCGCGCGCACCTGACGACGTTTTTCAGCACGGCTCCCGTGCGCCAGGCCGGCCTTGCGAATACGAAGCAGGAGTTGCTGGAGCGCGTGCCTGCGTTCACCGCGGTCGAGGCGATGCGGCGGGAGGTGGAGATCAGCCTGTACCAGCAGATCAGCGCCCCGTTTCGCGGTGGATTTCGATCTGCCAACCGGCAATTCATAGAACCGCTCCCGATCCGCCGGATAGACCCCGCCGCAGGTCCGGAAGTCCAGCTACGTGATGCAATCGTCGCCAAAGTCCGTCGCATGCTAGAGCTCAAGGAACGGCTTGGCCCTCTTCGCCACCTCCTTACGAGCGAGCGGGACGACCTGCAGCGCAGCATTGAATAGGTGGACTTTGAGATAGACAACCTTATCTACGAGCTTTACGGTCTGACGGCAGAAGAGCGAAAACTGGTTGCAAGCGCGACTACAGAATAGGCATCTACCTAATAAACGGCGGACCAACCCTGTATCTCCGGCACGGCCTAAAGGTTCGGCCCTATTTCACGGCGCGAGGCCCTCATGTCCGACTACCAGCCGCTCGATATCTCGGCCCTCTGCAGCTCAAACATGTCGGCAATCGGTGAAACGGGCGCCGACGGCCTCGGAAACCAGACGATGCTCGGGCTGCCGTTCCTTGTCGGTGCGCCTGCGGCAAAGGACGGCGATAACTGTTTCATCGACCTTCGGGGAGACAGCGCGCCTGTCACAGTCCCCATCCGTAGCCGGGCGCGCAACGTGGTCATCGCCCACAGGCTGCTGGAGACCTCTGTCCCTCAGGGCGGCCTGATCGGCAACCACGTCGCGGACTACGTGTTCAGGCTCGCGGACGGCTCCATTGAGACGGTGAAGGTCCGCGAGAGGTTCCAGATTTCCGCCATCAACCCGCCTTACCACCGGCCTACCTACACGGGGGCGCCGTACCTGCCGTTCGACGCCGTGCGGGATACTCACGATGCCCTGATGCCGCGGTACGAGGGCAGGTGGGACGACATGGGCAATCGCCAGTCCGAAGGCCTGCAAGGGTTCTCGAAGCGCTACTTCCTCTGGCACTGGCGCAACCCGAAGCCGGATGTCGAAATCGAGTCGTTCACCATCGTGCCCGTGCGGCAGCGCTTCATCATCGCCGCCGTAACGCTCGGCCACGCGGACGAGGACCCGTTCGTGCTCGACGCCCGCCGGGCGGCGAAGATCGTCCTCAAGGACCCGGAGCGGGCGGCGAAGCCCTTCTCAGTCGATGTGAGCGTGGACCGCGGCGTCGCCTCGTACGCCTTTCCCCTTCCTCTCAGCACGCCGGATGAATTCCTGGCGGACGCCCTC of the SAR202 cluster bacterium genome contains:
- a CDS encoding serine hydrolase, with protein sequence MGTSTLPSWVTWPGDDWQQITPEEAGLDPARFKAFLDGLDVRPGSFGGEDHSGNRYGAVITRGGYLVHSWGDRHYRYQTASVGKALSWPLIGFAVEDGLLDADQPINRYWTGDGELSHPHKHLDKGFHKNLTWRHIIGHKHGAVHHGGFPMEVGNRWREKRTGLEEPNVVDGVVEWARWTGDPFYDLYSHAEPGTLGVYSSAGFWRLGQALTHVWDRDLKDVIDERLFSKIGIPADRWDWLTGEYVHKQKYLYPKLPDTYTYLDPPYRVKGHVVRSGPGWVVISASDWARVGHLIACGGVWNGKQIIDPQWLRTHSGGNKCGMYGEGDHFTAMGVVTTAGLEYPYKSVGKSFIPEEVFTGPVRVKARR